From Pedobacter indicus, a single genomic window includes:
- a CDS encoding FecR family protein: MDPYELSKLISKHIQGKTSEAEEWQLAQWLDEDSENQELFERLVEAEQLEHGLKYFDSLDVDSSWKKAKKSRLISRSKKALPYIGYAATIVGILFSISLFFADRSQSHPSEQSRQVSVPDQHPLIQGANKVSLTFSDGKVVSLDENFISISLEHGGIFSNNDGELRFTNESQRGDYSHIYHKLSVQKAGTYRVVLPDGTKVWLNALSDLKFPAAFSESDRKVHLTGEAYFEVAPDRSKPFIVEVNDNRIEVLGTHFNINSYDSKWKATLFEGSIKVWNQYGSELLSPGQEASIVDREITIAKANVKKATAWRNREFYFENESMSSILKELARWYDFELTQPAAVDRKSYSGSISRNLELTQVLKVLSSLTGYQFRIDNGKLIYN; encoded by the coding sequence TTGGATCCATACGAGTTATCGAAATTAATTTCCAAGCATATACAAGGAAAAACTTCCGAAGCAGAGGAGTGGCAATTAGCACAATGGCTCGACGAAGATTCGGAGAATCAAGAACTGTTTGAACGCCTAGTTGAGGCGGAACAATTAGAACACGGTCTGAAGTATTTTGACTCGCTCGATGTCGATTCCTCTTGGAAAAAAGCCAAGAAAAGCAGACTGATCAGTAGGTCAAAGAAAGCACTACCTTACATTGGTTATGCAGCTACGATCGTTGGTATCCTGTTTTCTATCAGCCTCTTCTTTGCTGATAGGTCGCAAAGTCATCCTTCAGAGCAAAGTCGACAAGTTTCGGTGCCGGATCAACATCCGCTTATACAAGGGGCTAACAAAGTGTCGCTGACCTTTTCCGATGGAAAAGTCGTCAGTCTTGACGAAAACTTCATAAGCATTTCGTTAGAACATGGCGGTATATTCTCCAATAACGACGGCGAGTTGAGATTTACTAATGAATCGCAACGAGGTGATTATTCTCATATTTATCATAAACTGTCGGTTCAAAAGGCGGGTACTTACAGAGTTGTTTTACCTGATGGTACAAAAGTCTGGTTAAATGCCTTGTCCGATTTGAAGTTTCCTGCTGCGTTTTCCGAAAGTGATCGTAAAGTACATTTAACCGGCGAAGCCTATTTTGAAGTTGCACCCGATCGTTCCAAACCCTTTATAGTCGAAGTCAACGACAATCGTATCGAAGTCCTGGGTACACACTTTAATATAAACTCTTATGACTCCAAATGGAAAGCTACCCTGTTCGAGGGAAGCATCAAAGTTTGGAATCAATACGGTTCAGAGCTACTGAGTCCTGGACAGGAGGCAAGTATTGTCGACCGTGAAATCACAATAGCAAAAGCCAATGTAAAAAAGGCAACTGCCTGGCGCAATCGAGAGTTCTATTTCGAGAATGAATCCATGAGCAGCATTCTAAAGGAGCTCGCGCGATGGTATGATTTTGAACTAACTCAACCTGCTGCGGTAGATAGAAAAAGCTACTCGGGTAGTATAAGTCGCAATCTGGAATTAACACAGGTACTAAAAGTATTAAGTTCTCTTACGGGCTATCAATTTCGAATTGACAACGGGAAGCTTATTTATAACTAA
- a CDS encoding S9 family peptidase codes for MKKSFLVLLLIGSTILANAQSKITLEDIYKNGTFKTKSVQGLRSMNDGKTYVSIEVDPATQDRFVARNNYKDGEIAERLFSQSDLVYEDLKLPIGTDFSENEEKILIAHEKEAIYRRSSKAYYYVFDIQTKKITPVSKKEGKQMYATFSPDAKKVAFVRDNNLFITDLESGAETQVTTDGKYNEIINGGADWVYEEEFAFAKAFFWSPDGNKIAFYRFDEREVREFSMMMYENLYPEVYKFKYPKPGEKNSIVSIHVYDLQSQTTQTADIGSETDQYIPRIKWTQDADLLCVLRMNRHQNNLDYLFVDAKTGSSKIALTETDKYYIDINDDLTFLKDGKHFFLTSERDGYNHIYLYDMSGKLVRQITDGDWEITRLYGVNQKTNTLYYQSTESSPLERDVYSIDLSGKKKTKLSPKKGTNSATFSADFSYYILNHSSVDTPPYITLNNAKGQVERVLEDNSGAKKTNEQYGVKPREFFSFSTSEGVDLNGYMIKPANFDENKKYPVLMFVYGGPGSQNVANSWNHNYWFDFLAQHDYLVVCVDNRGTGFRGAEFKKMTYLQLGKYEIIDQIEAAKWLGQQSYVDKERIGLWGWSYGGYMASLAITKGADVFKTTIAVAPVTNWRFYDTIYTERYLRTPQENPEGYDNNSPINFADKIKGNFLLVHGTADDNVHFQNSVMFSEALIQANVPFEQAYYPNKNHGIYGGNTSLHLFNKITDFVFENL; via the coding sequence ATGAAGAAATCTTTCCTTGTTCTGCTATTAATAGGTTCAACGATTTTAGCGAATGCTCAAAGTAAAATTACACTAGAAGACATCTACAAAAATGGCACATTCAAAACAAAGAGTGTACAGGGCTTGCGGTCAATGAATGATGGAAAAACTTATGTTTCTATTGAAGTCGACCCAGCCACGCAAGATCGCTTCGTAGCAAGAAACAATTATAAAGACGGAGAGATTGCTGAGCGTTTGTTTTCGCAAAGTGATTTGGTGTATGAAGACCTCAAATTACCAATCGGAACTGACTTTAGTGAGAATGAAGAGAAAATCTTGATCGCGCATGAAAAAGAAGCGATATACCGTCGCTCTAGCAAGGCTTATTATTATGTTTTCGACATCCAAACTAAAAAGATTACACCAGTTTCTAAGAAGGAAGGGAAGCAAATGTATGCTACCTTTTCGCCAGATGCCAAGAAAGTAGCCTTTGTTCGAGATAACAACTTGTTTATTACAGATTTGGAAAGTGGCGCGGAAACTCAAGTAACTACGGACGGTAAGTACAATGAGATTATTAATGGTGGTGCTGACTGGGTTTATGAAGAAGAGTTTGCCTTTGCCAAAGCTTTCTTCTGGAGTCCGGACGGAAATAAAATCGCATTCTATCGCTTTGACGAGCGCGAGGTTCGGGAATTCTCAATGATGATGTATGAAAACTTATATCCGGAAGTTTATAAATTTAAATATCCAAAGCCCGGCGAAAAGAATTCGATTGTCAGCATCCATGTATACGATCTTCAGAGTCAAACCACACAAACAGCTGATATCGGCTCTGAAACCGACCAATACATTCCTCGAATTAAATGGACACAAGACGCAGACTTGCTATGCGTGTTGCGCATGAACAGACACCAAAATAACCTGGATTATCTGTTTGTGGATGCCAAAACGGGTTCATCCAAAATAGCCTTGACTGAAACTGACAAATATTACATCGATATCAATGACGATTTGACCTTTTTAAAAGATGGTAAACACTTTTTTTTGACGAGCGAACGCGATGGTTATAATCATATCTATCTATATGATATGAGTGGTAAATTGGTACGTCAGATTACTGATGGAGATTGGGAAATTACCAGGCTTTACGGTGTAAATCAGAAAACAAATACGTTGTATTATCAATCAACTGAAAGTTCTCCGCTGGAAAGGGATGTATATTCAATTGACCTATCGGGCAAGAAGAAAACAAAACTTAGCCCGAAAAAAGGAACGAACTCAGCAACGTTCAGCGCTGACTTTAGTTATTATATCCTAAATCACTCGAGCGTAGACACTCCTCCATACATCACGCTGAATAATGCGAAGGGGCAAGTCGAGCGTGTTTTAGAAGATAATAGCGGAGCAAAGAAAACAAACGAACAATACGGTGTGAAGCCACGCGAATTTTTCTCTTTCTCCACATCAGAAGGCGTGGACTTAAATGGGTACATGATCAAACCTGCTAATTTTGATGAAAACAAAAAATATCCCGTGCTGATGTTTGTATATGGCGGTCCGGGAAGCCAGAATGTAGCTAACTCCTGGAATCACAACTACTGGTTCGATTTCTTAGCACAACATGATTATCTCGTGGTTTGTGTGGATAATCGCGGTACTGGATTCAGGGGAGCGGAATTCAAAAAGATGACCTATCTTCAATTAGGCAAGTATGAGATAATCGATCAGATTGAAGCAGCAAAATGGCTCGGCCAACAAAGTTATGTGGATAAGGAACGAATCGGTCTGTGGGGATGGAGCTATGGAGGTTATATGGCGTCCCTGGCAATCACCAAGGGTGCCGATGTTTTCAAAACGACTATTGCGGTAGCTCCTGTTACAAACTGGCGTTTCTATGATACAATTTATACCGAGCGTTATTTAAGAACGCCGCAAGAAAACCCGGAAGGCTACGACAATAATTCTCCAATTAATTTCGCAGATAAAATCAAAGGGAATTTCTTGTTAGTCCACGGTACGGCAGATGATAATGTCCATTTCCAAAACAGCGTTATGTTTTCTGAAGCACTAATTCAAGCAAATGTCCCATTTGAACAGGCCTACTATCCGAATAAGAATCACGGTATTTATGGAGGCAATACTTCGCTGCACCTCTTCAATAAAATTACCGATTTCGTTTTTGAAAATTTGTAA
- a CDS encoding HD family phosphohydrolase: protein MVSKKNTYKNKFLQQNPQLFRYALMFFCVAIITTFLPKHPRFRFEFEKGKIWLNEDLVSPYNFAILKTSEELANDRDEILQSINPIYNFQSKTGPDQISRMQTDLKTKWDATTFDPEDEQFYMELATDILTKIYADGVLSPAKKFQIDDEHYNFTLLRDKISTTKNTADVFTQETALVYADEIIRANNRIEHKEWLRRIISDYIQNNYIYNEQLTESLEKDALANISTTRGMVQKGELIIAEGATINNEAYQKIESLRNAYEEEARIGGDIKVVILGQVLIVGMIVFLLMAFLYLFRKDIYNDNRLLSLILLVITSMLVLLSWAVTIKLPNLYFIPFCIVPIIIRILFDTRMALNIHLLMVLVAAYFVPNSFEFVFLQLTAGMVAIYSIKTLIKREQFLLSALLILATYVVAYLGMVLIRNGNVDDIRWVDFVPFIVSVVLTLLAYPLIYAFERFFGITSDVTLMELTNTNSQLLREMSYKAPGTFQHSLQVANLAEAAIYQIGGNTLLIRAGALYHDIGKIVNPQYFIENQTKGYNPHDGLTFEQSAQIIISHVSKGIEMARKANLPEEIIDFIKTHHGTTRVDYFYQSYIKTFPEKFVDEDLFHYPGPIPFSKETAVLMLADSVEAASKSIKEPDAKSISNLVDKIIDYKVEQNQLRNSDITLQEVEKIREIFKNMLMSIYHVRVDYDIKKDKKTESQPTGN from the coding sequence ATCGTGAGCAAAAAGAATACATATAAAAATAAGTTTCTTCAACAGAATCCACAGCTGTTTCGATATGCTTTGATGTTTTTCTGTGTGGCTATCATCACCACATTTTTACCTAAGCACCCTCGTTTCCGATTTGAATTTGAAAAGGGCAAGATATGGTTGAATGAAGATCTGGTTTCACCTTACAACTTTGCGATCCTTAAAACGTCAGAAGAGTTAGCAAATGACCGAGACGAGATACTCCAGTCTATCAATCCGATCTATAATTTTCAGTCAAAAACTGGTCCCGATCAAATATCGCGGATGCAGACTGATCTGAAAACAAAATGGGACGCTACTACTTTCGATCCCGAAGACGAACAATTCTATATGGAGCTCGCTACGGATATCCTGACAAAAATCTATGCAGATGGAGTCTTATCGCCCGCAAAGAAGTTCCAGATTGATGATGAACATTATAATTTCACACTCCTACGCGATAAAATTTCAACCACGAAGAATACTGCAGACGTCTTTACCCAAGAAACAGCCTTAGTGTACGCAGATGAAATCATACGAGCAAATAACCGTATTGAGCATAAAGAATGGTTAAGGCGAATTATTTCTGATTATATTCAAAATAATTACATCTATAATGAACAACTTACCGAGAGTCTTGAAAAAGACGCTTTAGCCAATATTTCGACTACCCGAGGAATGGTTCAAAAAGGAGAGCTTATTATCGCCGAAGGTGCAACCATTAACAACGAGGCATATCAGAAAATAGAATCCTTGCGAAATGCCTATGAAGAGGAGGCGAGAATAGGAGGGGATATCAAGGTCGTTATCTTGGGTCAAGTGCTCATAGTCGGGATGATCGTCTTTCTTTTAATGGCCTTCCTTTATTTGTTTCGGAAAGATATCTATAATGATAATCGACTGCTTTCGTTGATCCTTCTTGTCATAACCAGCATGTTGGTTCTCTTGTCTTGGGCGGTTACCATTAAGTTGCCAAATCTATACTTCATCCCATTTTGTATCGTACCGATCATTATTCGGATTCTGTTTGATACGCGAATGGCACTGAATATCCATCTTTTAATGGTATTGGTTGCAGCATATTTTGTGCCCAATAGTTTTGAATTTGTCTTTCTGCAGTTGACAGCCGGTATGGTGGCTATATATAGCATCAAAACACTGATTAAAAGAGAACAATTTCTCCTGTCAGCTCTACTGATACTTGCAACCTATGTCGTAGCTTATTTGGGAATGGTGCTGATTCGTAATGGAAATGTTGATGATATTCGTTGGGTTGATTTTGTACCCTTTATCGTCAGCGTTGTTCTGACACTTCTCGCTTATCCACTAATTTACGCTTTCGAACGTTTCTTCGGCATCACATCAGATGTGACCTTGATGGAGCTTACCAACACCAACTCACAATTGCTTCGAGAGATGTCGTACAAAGCGCCGGGGACTTTTCAGCATTCCCTGCAAGTGGCGAACCTTGCAGAGGCAGCAATCTATCAGATTGGAGGCAACACCTTGCTTATTCGTGCCGGTGCGCTTTATCACGATATTGGCAAAATTGTCAATCCTCAATATTTTATTGAAAATCAGACCAAAGGCTATAACCCCCATGATGGGCTCACTTTCGAACAAAGTGCGCAGATCATAATCTCACATGTCTCCAAAGGTATTGAAATGGCGCGTAAAGCTAATTTGCCTGAAGAGATCATTGATTTTATCAAAACCCATCACGGTACTACCCGAGTGGATTATTTCTACCAGTCATACATCAAGACATTTCCAGAGAAATTTGTAGATGAAGACCTGTTTCACTATCCGGGGCCAATTCCTTTTTCAAAAGAGACGGCAGTGCTTATGTTAGCTGACTCTGTTGAGGCCGCATCAAAAAGTATCAAAGAGCCTGATGCGAAAAGTATCAGCAATTTGGTTGACAAGATTATTGATTACAAGGTTGAACAAAATCAACTTAGAAATAGTGATATCACTCTTCAGGAGGTCGAGAAGATCCGGGAGATTTTTAAAAATATGCTCATGAGTATTTATCATGTTCGGGTTGATTACGATATCAAAAAAGATAAAAAAACTGAGAGCCAGCCAACAGGGAATTAA
- a CDS encoding RNA polymerase sigma-70 factor → MKEHFSFKGFSENTSEKIFREYYARLSYFAFKFVNDKDVAEDLVQDAFLAYWNSKKQIPYHPKAIKDFLYSSVKNAALNVLKRQKVKERYFSLRTEDDIENRSVLDNMIEAEVINDVHRAIAQLPQSCRNVFMLAYFDGLSNPKIAEKLKISVNTVRSHKQNGLRILRGQLKPELFVTILAVLLK, encoded by the coding sequence GTGAAGGAACATTTTTCTTTTAAAGGCTTTTCCGAAAATACTTCGGAAAAGATATTTAGGGAATATTATGCTCGCTTGAGCTATTTTGCATTCAAGTTTGTCAATGACAAGGATGTCGCTGAAGATTTGGTTCAGGACGCATTTCTGGCGTATTGGAATTCCAAAAAGCAAATTCCTTATCACCCTAAAGCCATAAAAGATTTCCTGTATTCATCCGTAAAAAACGCTGCTCTCAATGTTCTTAAACGACAAAAAGTAAAGGAACGCTATTTTTCCCTAAGAACTGAAGATGATATTGAAAATAGATCTGTTCTCGACAATATGATTGAGGCTGAGGTGATAAATGACGTTCATCGTGCCATTGCTCAGCTGCCCCAAAGCTGTAGAAATGTTTTTATGCTTGCCTACTTCGACGGACTTAGTAACCCCAAAATAGCGGAGAAATTAAAAATCAGCGTCAACACAGTCAGAAGCCACAAGCAAAACGGACTGCGGATCTTACGAGGGCAACTCAAACCCGAATTATTCGTCACCATCCTCGCAGTATTACTGAAATAA
- a CDS encoding polyprenol monophosphomannose synthase encodes MSDSLVIIPTYNEKENIEKIIRKVFSLADPFDILIVDDGSPDGTAAIVKSLQEEFPDMLYIEERKGKLGLGTAYIHGFKWALAKDYEYIFEMDADFSHNPNDLLRLRAACQNGADMVIGSRYIKGVNVVNWPMNRVLMSYFASAYVRLITRIKIRDATAGFVCYQRRVLETIPLDKIRFVGYAFQIEMKFTAIQYGFKVVEIPIIFTDRTAGTSKMSTRIFREAFLGVIQMKLNSLFRNYKS; translated from the coding sequence GTGAGCGACAGCCTTGTAATTATCCCTACATACAACGAAAAAGAAAATATTGAAAAGATCATTCGAAAAGTCTTTTCACTAGCTGACCCATTTGATATCTTGATTGTGGATGATGGCTCACCGGACGGTACGGCTGCCATCGTAAAATCATTGCAAGAGGAGTTCCCTGATATGCTATATATCGAGGAGCGGAAAGGGAAACTTGGATTGGGAACGGCTTATATTCACGGATTTAAGTGGGCACTAGCGAAAGATTATGAATATATCTTTGAAATGGATGCTGATTTTTCACATAATCCGAATGACTTGTTACGTCTGCGCGCCGCTTGTCAGAACGGTGCCGATATGGTTATTGGTTCACGGTACATTAAAGGTGTGAATGTAGTGAACTGGCCGATGAACCGTGTATTGATGTCTTATTTCGCCTCAGCCTACGTTCGTTTAATTACACGAATAAAAATAAGAGACGCCACGGCAGGCTTTGTCTGTTATCAGCGAAGAGTATTGGAAACCATACCGCTGGATAAAATTCGATTTGTGGGCTACGCGTTTCAAATCGAAATGAAATTTACGGCCATTCAGTATGGATTTAAGGTTGTGGAAATACCAATCATCTTTACCGACCGAACGGCGGGAACCTCAAAAATGAGTACGCGTATTTTCCGTGAAGCTTTTTTGGGTGTTATACAGATGAAGCTAAACAGCCTTTTCCGAAATTATAAATCCTAG
- a CDS encoding acetyl-CoA C-acyltransferase: MNKQVFIVAALRTPIGSFGGKLASLTATELAGKVIATAIQRTGIDASIVDELFLGNVLSANLGQAPATQAAKLGGLGDLPATTINKVCASGMKAIMLGAQSIELGINQVVIAGGTESMSNVPYYLDKARTGYRLGHGQMTDGLVKDGLWDVYNDYHMGSAAELCASECKFTREEQDAYAIESYKRSQKASQEGKFKNEIVPIEITGRKGDVTLVDEDEEIHVVNFDKIPQLRPVFKKEGTVTAANASTLNDGAAILILMSKEKVEELRIKPIGQILGYADAQQAPEWFTTAPSKAIPRAIAAANIKESDIDFYEINEAFSVVSLANNKELGLDAQKVNVNGGAVSMGHPLGASGARIVTTLLHVLEQQGGQIGVAGICNGGGGASAMVIKKL; the protein is encoded by the coding sequence ATGAATAAACAGGTTTTTATCGTTGCGGCGCTTAGAACCCCTATTGGAAGCTTCGGAGGAAAACTAGCCTCTTTAACCGCAACGGAACTGGCAGGCAAGGTGATCGCTACTGCTATCCAACGCACCGGTATCGATGCAAGCATAGTGGACGAGCTTTTTTTAGGGAATGTACTATCAGCAAATTTGGGACAAGCGCCAGCTACCCAAGCGGCTAAGCTTGGTGGTTTAGGGGATCTGCCTGCCACAACGATTAATAAGGTGTGCGCATCAGGAATGAAAGCCATTATGTTGGGGGCACAAAGCATTGAGCTGGGAATTAATCAAGTCGTAATCGCTGGGGGAACTGAAAGTATGAGCAATGTGCCTTACTACCTTGATAAGGCAAGAACAGGTTACCGTTTGGGGCATGGGCAGATGACAGATGGGCTGGTAAAGGATGGCCTATGGGATGTTTACAATGATTATCACATGGGCTCAGCAGCGGAACTTTGTGCTTCGGAATGTAAATTTACTCGTGAGGAGCAAGATGCTTATGCAATTGAGTCATATAAGCGGTCGCAAAAAGCAAGTCAGGAGGGAAAATTCAAGAACGAAATTGTTCCGATCGAAATTACTGGAAGAAAAGGTGATGTAACGCTGGTCGATGAAGATGAAGAAATTCATGTAGTTAACTTTGATAAAATACCTCAATTAAGACCTGTCTTTAAGAAAGAAGGTACGGTAACGGCTGCTAATGCTTCGACGCTAAACGACGGGGCTGCCATTCTCATATTAATGAGTAAAGAAAAAGTCGAGGAATTGAGGATTAAGCCAATTGGACAGATACTGGGTTATGCTGATGCGCAGCAGGCACCGGAATGGTTTACAACGGCACCATCGAAAGCTATTCCACGCGCGATAGCAGCTGCCAATATAAAAGAAAGCGACATTGATTTTTATGAAATCAATGAGGCATTTTCTGTTGTCTCTTTAGCTAATAACAAGGAACTTGGCTTGGATGCTCAGAAGGTAAATGTTAATGGAGGAGCTGTTTCTATGGGTCATCCGTTGGGAGCGTCGGGAGCACGAATTGTAACGACCCTACTCCATGTTCTTGAGCAACAGGGCGGCCAGATCGGCGTTGCGGGCATTTGCAATGGCGGCGGCGGAGCAAGTGCGATGGTAATCAAAAAACTCTAA
- a CDS encoding peptide MFS transporter: protein MKPSDQDEILSTHLIKNGVDTKTVLNHPVGLFVLFFTEMWERFSYYGMRALLVLFLVSTISEEGWGWTNQRALQLYGVYTGLVYLTPLIGGLIADKITGYRKAVFWGALIMTLGHASMALEGFTDAFFYAGLGLLILGNGLFKPNISSIVGQLYPDNSDRKDAGYTIFYMGINAGAFLGMGLCGYIGENIGWHWGFGLAGVFMFFGMLQFYFGRKIFGKLGEDPREAKKREEEIHSGAATDEEEDEKTPANVRRDRLIVIGVLIFFSIFFWLAFEQAGGSMTIFANDYTNRMLDGQAALTFKWVDTLLTIIPLILLSWVLLSLARKIFASYPASIFFTALSFVIIWGIAFWKIDREFSRVETEVAASWFQILNSFFIITLATVFAKVWETKFNPTGPVKFAIGLILLGIGFGALAYGASEIPSGATTASVSMIWLILAYFFHTTGELCLSPVGLSYMSKLSPKNLIGLIMGFWFLSSAIANFMGGFIGSYIDQIAQTYSISTFFMMFFVISIVAGILLMALSPWLKKLMHGIH, encoded by the coding sequence ATGAAACCTTCGGATCAAGATGAAATTTTAAGCACTCACCTGATTAAAAATGGTGTTGACACGAAAACAGTACTGAATCATCCTGTCGGGCTGTTTGTTCTTTTCTTTACGGAAATGTGGGAGCGATTTAGCTACTACGGAATGAGAGCTTTACTCGTTCTTTTCTTAGTCAGTACCATTTCCGAAGAGGGATGGGGATGGACAAACCAGAGAGCCTTGCAGCTGTATGGCGTCTACACAGGTTTGGTTTATTTAACTCCTTTAATTGGAGGTTTAATCGCCGATAAAATTACTGGTTACAGAAAAGCTGTATTTTGGGGTGCCCTGATTATGACTTTGGGACATGCATCGATGGCTTTGGAAGGCTTTACCGATGCTTTTTTCTATGCAGGATTAGGCTTACTTATTTTGGGTAATGGACTTTTCAAACCGAATATTTCTTCGATCGTTGGACAGCTTTATCCAGATAACAGCGACCGTAAGGATGCGGGTTACACTATATTTTACATGGGTATTAATGCAGGTGCATTCTTAGGGATGGGACTTTGCGGTTACATCGGTGAAAATATCGGATGGCATTGGGGTTTCGGACTTGCAGGTGTCTTTATGTTTTTCGGTATGCTGCAATTCTACTTTGGCCGTAAGATCTTCGGAAAGTTAGGCGAGGATCCACGTGAAGCTAAAAAACGTGAAGAGGAGATTCACTCAGGTGCGGCGACGGACGAAGAGGAGGATGAAAAGACACCTGCTAATGTTAGGCGCGATCGTCTGATTGTAATAGGTGTGTTGATTTTCTTCTCGATATTCTTCTGGTTGGCGTTTGAACAGGCCGGTGGGTCAATGACGATCTTTGCGAACGATTATACGAATCGAATGCTTGATGGGCAGGCTGCTCTGACTTTTAAATGGGTAGATACCTTGCTTACGATTATACCTTTAATTCTTTTGAGTTGGGTGTTGCTTAGCTTGGCAAGAAAGATATTTGCAAGTTACCCTGCATCAATCTTTTTTACTGCATTGAGCTTTGTAATCATTTGGGGAATCGCGTTCTGGAAAATCGATCGTGAATTTTCGCGTGTAGAAACAGAAGTAGCTGCGTCGTGGTTTCAAATTCTAAATTCATTCTTTATCATTACCCTAGCTACTGTGTTCGCAAAAGTTTGGGAAACGAAATTCAACCCTACTGGTCCGGTTAAATTTGCAATTGGCTTAATCTTGCTGGGAATCGGATTCGGGGCGTTGGCTTATGGAGCCAGCGAGATACCATCAGGCGCAACAACAGCGTCTGTAAGTATGATTTGGTTGATCTTAGCTTATTTCTTCCATACGACGGGTGAATTATGTCTATCACCTGTTGGTTTATCCTATATGAGTAAACTTTCTCCTAAGAACCTAATCGGATTAATTATGGGCTTCTGGTTCTTATCAAGTGCTATAGCGAATTTCATGGGTGGTTTTATTGGAAGTTATATAGACCAAATCGCACAAACTTACTCTATTAGCACTTTCTTTATGATGTTTTTTGTCATATCGATTGTCGCAGGTATTCTACTTATGGCATTATCGCCATGGTTGAAAAAGCTCATGCATGGAATTCATTAA